In Eriocheir sinensis breed Jianghai 21 chromosome 30, ASM2467909v1, whole genome shotgun sequence, the following are encoded in one genomic region:
- the LOC127005375 gene encoding cyclin-F-like translates to MGAGWSEFGVEGVPLELVYRVLRHASLRDLTTLLATSSYLKSLIEESPLLWSRVHTKELWPNTKTARWFRRAAHCGNVEACIKLLVALLYNEGAVPEWDGELAVTLLESLETGGSLGPRSQLWVLYRPPWGDNCCKHDVFARVALIAQLKEASWAIRALNRISEVVPDGADHSYALEVNWVKRATEDGDIHARLMHWRKRYEKRHHEGQLDPGTELQAIRDMREMCLTGYYPAARTLALFLATSRCPQIQGLPEIREFVQSSPPSRTYSALAYQQHISPHMHHVLVDWLCQVANIRLQGSEVLHTATQIVDAYLSMEQVTSNQLQLIGITAVLLATRFMPGASIMTVTGACVVTDDTYCPSHVVRTIGHIMAALRANVALPTILDYVTVLLKCVRAPPVTQEWTKLVADLATTCAFPPKTTLAQIAASCVMLGFILARLPWPNLQPITGFTHAMLVQPLVIVYSKNFAAESSKCQRRGIFDRYSQTSFSPEQVGRQAVPGLEEVLQVLSLSMDEYLEILTGNLLYTDDVDLKTGASRCSVRTSPPSEAARPSLHHAGPHHIPPRLAKEDEGRLSPEMPGDAEGASSEGSGMDGQWRGSEPSKGGHSSSIECSDSESGSASVSPVRENTHLRTSRPMNEASVPSSRQACAPGDSWRAPSALIQCQQDQAGAMLPPTHHRYLELPEHNVIPREPGGENLSETTDSEESADLLPEACEGPGARFARVNLKRKLENASECERSEKYLIRDVNNLQLG, encoded by the exons ATGGGAGCCGGCTGGAGCGAGTTCGGTGTGGAGGGCGTGCCGCTGGAGCTGGTGTACCGTGTGTTGAGGCACGCTTCGCTCCGGGACCTCACCACGCTGCTGGCCACTAGTTCCTACCTTAAGAGCCTCATTGAAGAGTCTCCCCTCCTCTGGTCCCGCGTACACACCAAGGAGCTTTGGCCCAACACGAAGACTGCACGCTGGTTCCGGAGGGCGGCGCACTGCGGGAACGTGGAGGCCTGCATCAAGCTCCTGGTGGCACTGCTCTACAATGAGGGAG CTGTACCAGAGTGGGATGGGGAGCTGGCCGTCACCCTGCTGGAGAGCCTGGAGACGGGGGGCAGCCTGGGGCCTCGCTCACAGCTCTGGGTCCTCTATCGGCCGCCCTGGGGAGACAATTGTTGCAAGCATGACGTTTTTGCCCGAGTTGCTCTTATTGCCCAGCTGAAGGAGGCGTCGTGGGCCATCCGCGCCCTGAACCGAATCTCCGAGGTTGTTCCCGATGGCGCAGACCACTCCTACGCCCTGGAGGTCAACTGGGTGAAGAGGGCCACAGAGGACGGGGACATACACGCCCGTCTCATGCATTGGCGGAAGCGCTACGAGAAGAGGCACCACGAAGGTCAGTTAGACCCTGGTACAGAGCTGCAGGCCATCAGGGACATGCGGGAGATGTGCCTCACTGGTTACTACCCTGCGGCGCGCACCCTCGCACTCTTCCTGGCCACGTCACGGTGTCCTCAAATCCAGGGTCTGCCAGAGATCCGAGAGTTTGTCCAGAGCAGCCCTCCCTCCCGCACCTACTCCGCCCTGGCCTACCAGCAGCACATCTCCCCCCACATGCATCACGTGCTGGTGGATTGGCTCTGTCAGGTTGCCAACATACGACTCCAAGGCTCGGAGGTCCTGCACACTGCCACACAGATCGTGGATGCGTACCTGAGCATGGAGCAGGTGACGAGCAATCAGCTACAACTCATTGGCATCACAGCGGTTCTCTTGGCCACCAGGTTCATGCCGGGCGCGTCCATCATGACAGTGACCGGGGCATGCGTGGTGACCGACGACACCTACTGCCCCAGCCACGTCGTGCGCACCATTGGACACATCATGGCAGCACTCAGGGCCAATGTGGCACTCCCGACAATCCTGGACTACGTGACCGTGCTACTCAAGTGTGTGAGGGCGCCACCGGTCACACAGGAGTGGACCAAGCTCGTCGCGGACCTGGCCACCACCTGCGCCTTCCCTCCTAAGACCACACTCGCTCAGATTGCTGCCTCGTGTGTCATGCTGGGCTTCATCCTGGCCCGGCTGCCCTGGCCCAACCTGCAGCCCATCACCGGCTTCACCCACGCCATGCTGGTCCAGCCCCTCGTCATTGTCTACAGCAAGAA CTTTGCGGCGGAGAGCAGCAAGTGTCAGCGGCGAGGCATCTTCGACCGGTACAGCCAGACCTCCTTCAGCCCGGAGCAGGTTGGTCGCCAGGCCGTGCCAGGTCTGGAGGAGGTGCTGCAGGTGCTGTCCCTCTCCATGGACGAGTATCTGGAGATCTTGACCGGAAACCTTCTTTACACAG ATGATGTTGACCTGAAAACCGGAGCCTCAAGGTGTAGTGTGAGGACCTCCCCGCCCAGTGAAGCAGCCCGGCCCTCCCTGCACCACGCTGGGCCTCACCACATACCTCCAAGGCTGGCCAAAGAGGACGAAGGGAGACTCAGCCCAGAGATGCCGGGGGATGCAGAGGGTGCCAGCAGTGAGGGCAGTGGCATGGATGGACAGTGGAGGGGCAGTGAACCCTCGAAGGGCGGGCACAGCAGCAGCATAGAGTGCAGTGACAGTGAATCAGGGAGTGCCAGTGTGTCGCCTGTCCGGGAAAACACTCACTTAAGGACTAGTAGACCTATGAATGAAGCCTCTGTGCCATCCTCCAGGCAGGCCTGTGCACCCGGTGACAGTTGGAGGGCCCCAAGTGCTCTCATTCAGTGCCAGCAAGATCAGGCAGGAGCCATGTTACCTCCTACCCACCACAGATACTTAGAACTGCCTGAGCACAATGTGATACCAAGGGAACCAGGCGGAGAGAACCTCAGCGAGACCACAGACAGTGAGGAGAGCGCTGACCTGCTCCCTGAAGCTTGTGAGGGTCCAGGAGCCAGGTTTGCGAGGGTTAACCTAAAGCGTAAACTGGAAAATGCCTCAGAGTGTGAGAGATCGGAAAAATACCTCATACGCGACGTGAATAACTTGCAGCTTGGGTGA